The sequence below is a genomic window from Bosea sp. F3-2.
TCGCGTTGGCCGAGCTGAGGCCCGCCGTATAGGTCGTGCTGCCGGCGGTGATCGAGATCGCCAGGTTGGTGTCGGTGTTGATGATGCCCAAGTCGCCCGAGCTGGTGGCGGTTGCCGCATCGGCGATGGCGTCAGCGCCGACGACCTTCTTGTCCAGCGCGATGTCCTTCAGGCTCTTCGAGGTCGCGACCTGCTCGGCCGCGGTCGCCAGCGCGGTGCCGGCCTTAGTCGGGCGGTTCTGGGCCGCGTCCGACTGCGCCTGCTTGATGGTCGACTGCAGCGAGCTCACCAGCTTGGTGATGCCGTCGATGCCCTTGGAAGCGGCCTGGATGGTCTGGATGCCGTTCGACATGCCGTCGAGCAAGCCGGTGAGCTGGCTGGAGCGGTCATTGAGCGAAGCGGCGGTGAAGTAGTTGACGGGGCTGTCGACCGCAGTGTTGACCTTCTTGCCCGTCGCCAGCTTGAACTGGGAAGCCTGGGCCTGGGCGGTGATCGACTGCAGCGACGAGAGCGCGTTGCGCACGCCCGCATTGAGAGAGACGGCCATCTGTTTTTACCTTCTGGTAGGATGCCTTCTGGCGCCCGGGCCGTTCTGGCCAGGACGGGGCGACCGTGGAGCGCCAGCCCGTAACAACCGGTAAATTTCCCTCCGCAAATTGAGCGCGAGGCGGGGCGCGTCGGACCATGGTTAAGCAGGCGCTAATGGTCGCGGAACTCCGGAACGGGAGGCGGTGCGCCGACGAAAAAGCGCCCGCGCGGGGGGCGCGGGCGATATGCCGAGGGTAGCTGGAATGGAAGGGGGAGACGTCAGGCCGTGCGCTCGACCAGGTGGCGCTCTTCCTCGGCCTCGCGCGCCCGCTCGCTGAGTTCGCGGGAATAGGCGCGCAGCTTCAGCAGGAGCTCGTCGGGCAGCTGCGAGATCGTCTCGCCCGTCTCGCGATCCTTCTTCTGCAGGACGATCGCCCGGGTCTGCGGGTCGATGACGAGCTTGCGCTCCACGGTCTCGTCGACCGTGCGGTTGGCAGCGCGGCCATTCTGATCGTTGGTAAAGGCGCGGCGTTCGCCATCGGCGCGGCTCTGCGCGTCGCGAGCCTGCGCGCGGACCTCGACGTTGACGGCTGCGCCGGCGGAAGCGGACTGAACGGTCTTCTCGGGCGGAAGGTCGACGGCGACGCTGCCCGGCTGGGCGGTGACGTCGGAGCGGGTGACCGGCGGCGCAGCGGTCGGCGCCACGATCCTGGGTGCGTTGCCGAATTCCATGACCACTCCTTCTGGAGCCGCTCACGGCGCCGCCGCGCCGGTTTCGTCGGTCGCCGGAAACAGGACACACCTGCCCGACAATGCCAATCATGACAGAAAAGATTGAATCCGCCGTTAGGGAATTAGGTAAATATTGAGGGTTTCCGGCGCAGCCGGGCCGGA
It includes:
- a CDS encoding flagellar protein FlaG yields the protein MEFGNAPRIVAPTAAPPVTRSDVTAQPGSVAVDLPPEKTVQSASAGAAVNVEVRAQARDAQSRADGERRAFTNDQNGRAANRTVDETVERKLVIDPQTRAIVLQKKDRETGETISQLPDELLLKLRAYSRELSERAREAEEERHLVERTA